In one Lolium rigidum isolate FL_2022 chromosome 3, APGP_CSIRO_Lrig_0.1, whole genome shotgun sequence genomic region, the following are encoded:
- the LOC124695513 gene encoding uncharacterized protein LOC124695513, with protein sequence MQKTKRKGRGKSITRVNKKQNASKSVHKQCIALEDGSKNLVESFGNSSSELTKQIESKLSESVVSLASFDGDTVVSECTGIFIENLCADATTILTSASLDGSLHDGFAKKLTIKVRLPNDRVVIGSLGQTDLKYDLAVVKIRRARGFQEAHLSSSHPVQFESDSKVVAVGRCFNSGMLRFTNGTVFGPASYEIRELILPTCEMNTALNGCPLVDFDGNFVGVNFRRGKRTVFVPMNKVLEFLGYSGTTRHSAADTNDKHGLNSVLDDSWSMLYGDVEPDRDLDLFPLGECAFVYKKEDLSASIYC encoded by the exons ATGCAGAAAACCAAGCGCAAGGGAAGAGGCAAGAGCATAACACGCGTGAATAAAAAGCAAAATGCTAGCAAATCAGTACATAAGCAAT GTATTGCCTTGGAAGATGGATCTAAAAACTTGGTTGAATCCTTTGGAAATTCCTCGAGTGAACTCACCAAACAGATTGAGTCAAAACTATCAGAAAGTGTTGTTTCTCTTGCTTCATTTGATG GAGATACGGTTGTATCTGAATGCACGGGAATATTTATTGAAAACTTATGTGCTGATGCCACAACTATTCTGACTTCAGCTAGTCTGGATGGATCTTTACATGATGGGTTCGCTAAAAAATTGACG ATTAAAGTGCGTCTTCCCAATGATCGAGTTGTCATTGGCTCGTTAGGCCAAACTGATCTCAAGTATGATCTTGCTGTTGTGAAGATCAGGCGTGCACGTGGTTTCCAGGAAGCACATCTCAGTTCTAGCCATCCCGTGCAATTTGAGTCCGATAGTAAGGTAGTAGCTGTGGGGCGTTGTTTCAACTCAGGCATGTTAAGGTTCACAAATGGGACAGTGTTTGGCCCTGCAAGTTATGAAATCCGTGAGCTTATACTCCCCACATGTGAAATGAACACG GCTCTGAATGGATGCCCCCTTGTTGATTTTGATGGGAACTTTGTTGGAGTGAACTTCCGACGTGGCAAACGTACTGTATTTGTACCAATGAACAAAgttcttgaattccttggatactCTGGGACAACTAG GCATAGTGCTGCTGATACTAATGATAAACATGGTTTAAACAG TGTGCTGGATGACAGTTGGTCAATGCTATATGGGGATGTCGAACCGGACCGAGATTTGGATTTGTTCCCGCTGGGCGAATGTGCGTTCGTATATAAGAAAGAGGATTTATCTGCCTCAATCTACTGCTAG